A section of the Microbacterium sp. MM2322 genome encodes:
- a CDS encoding ATP-binding protein yields the protein MQRRVGVFGTWSPLLKQGPALLAFLLANAVVLSPVGVRTDWTLVAAADAIVVLATVFAAVLPRLRIAAGWELAIPIATFAAVALLRTGTGGQASPFGALLVIPLVWIASEPGVRNVLIASAGVAVTISLPFVMGVSSVENAADIVRLMYTPVAFTIAAVLINHIARLVDRRIERLEETTAKGERLVASLEVLNSEARTRERKTRKANQLLDEVWNAISGHAIIGTDVSGRITVWNPGAESLLGYSSAEVIGQMQITDLHLASEIREELRLLTTGDAGGSGTDFEGLVRTARGGFRDVRDWTYLRRDGSEFPAQVSIAQRFNEDGDTSGFIFVATDETDAREIERLKDEFAGLISHELRTPLSSILGYVELLSDDDDQPLSTQQSRYIEVVDRNARRLLKLVGDLLFTAQVGSGRFTIETDPVMVGQLLEAAAESAYPAADAAGVELRTVISDSTVLVDADSTRLGQAVDNLLSNAIKFTPRGGSVALELAADGDEVRISVTDTGYGIASHELHRLSERFFRATTATKHAVPGVGLGLTITKAIVTAHGGRIDISSTLGAGTTMAIALPRFHRGSSDGKGASDIADVGTVGADTVG from the coding sequence GTGCAGCGGCGTGTCGGTGTCTTCGGAACCTGGTCGCCTCTCCTCAAGCAGGGGCCGGCGCTGCTGGCATTCCTCCTGGCGAACGCGGTGGTGCTCTCGCCCGTAGGTGTGAGGACAGATTGGACACTTGTCGCCGCGGCCGACGCGATCGTCGTGCTGGCCACGGTGTTCGCCGCGGTGCTACCCAGGCTGCGGATCGCGGCGGGGTGGGAACTCGCCATCCCCATCGCCACCTTCGCCGCGGTGGCACTGCTCCGTACCGGCACGGGTGGACAGGCGTCGCCGTTCGGGGCGCTGTTGGTGATTCCGCTGGTCTGGATCGCGTCCGAACCGGGGGTGCGCAACGTCCTGATTGCTTCCGCCGGTGTGGCCGTCACGATCTCGTTGCCGTTCGTGATGGGCGTCTCGTCCGTTGAGAACGCTGCCGATATTGTGCGGCTGATGTACACCCCCGTGGCTTTCACCATCGCGGCCGTGTTGATCAACCACATCGCCCGGCTCGTGGATCGACGGATCGAACGGCTCGAGGAGACCACTGCCAAAGGCGAACGCCTTGTCGCCTCGCTCGAGGTCCTCAACAGCGAGGCGCGCACCCGCGAGCGGAAGACTCGGAAGGCGAACCAGCTGCTCGACGAGGTCTGGAACGCGATCTCCGGGCACGCGATCATCGGGACTGACGTCTCCGGACGCATCACGGTCTGGAACCCCGGTGCCGAGTCGCTTCTCGGGTACTCCTCGGCCGAGGTGATTGGACAGATGCAGATCACCGATCTGCATCTCGCCTCAGAGATTCGGGAGGAGTTGCGGTTGTTGACCACGGGCGATGCCGGAGGGTCGGGCACGGACTTCGAGGGCCTTGTTCGCACCGCCCGCGGCGGGTTCCGCGATGTCCGGGACTGGACCTACCTTCGCCGCGACGGCAGCGAGTTCCCTGCACAGGTCTCGATCGCCCAGAGGTTCAACGAAGACGGCGACACCAGCGGGTTCATTTTCGTGGCCACGGACGAGACAGATGCGCGAGAGATCGAGCGCTTGAAGGACGAGTTCGCCGGGCTCATCTCCCATGAACTGCGCACCCCGCTGAGTTCGATCCTCGGCTACGTCGAGCTGCTCAGCGATGATGACGACCAGCCGCTCAGCACCCAGCAGTCCCGCTACATCGAGGTGGTGGACCGCAATGCCCGTCGGCTGCTGAAACTGGTCGGCGACCTTCTGTTCACCGCCCAGGTAGGCTCCGGACGATTCACCATTGAGACGGATCCGGTCATGGTCGGGCAGCTACTCGAGGCGGCGGCGGAGAGCGCCTACCCTGCCGCCGACGCGGCGGGCGTGGAACTGCGCACCGTCATCTCCGACAGCACGGTTCTGGTGGACGCGGACTCGACCAGGCTCGGGCAGGCTGTCGACAACCTCCTGTCCAACGCAATCAAGTTCACCCCCCGCGGCGGATCGGTAGCCCTCGAGCTCGCTGCCGACGGCGACGAAGTGCGCATTTCGGTGACGGACACCGGGTACGGCATCGCCAGCCACGAACTGCATCGGCTGTCGGAGCGGTTCTTCCGCGCCACCACCGCCACGAAGCACGCAGTGCCCGGCGTGGGACTCGGCCTCACCATCACCAAGGCGATCGTGACCGCGCACGGCGGGAGGATCGACATCTCCAGCACTCTGGGAGCGGGTACGACCATGGCGATCGCACTCCCGCGTTTCCATAGAGGAAGCTCGGACGGGAAAGGCGCGTCTGACATCGCTGACGTCGGAACCGTAGGGGCGGACACGGTCGGCTGA
- a CDS encoding CPBP family intramembrane glutamic endopeptidase codes for MSAARSMSRGRRTARPPASAERDRLGLALGVNPVFPVAFVVGVLTALLFRWSGSIWPGVALHGMNNASALIVPLVLGVTQA; via the coding sequence ATGAGCGCTGCTCGCAGTATGTCACGCGGGCGACGAACCGCCCGCCCGCCCGCGTCAGCCGAGCGCGATCGGCTCGGGCTGGCGCTCGGCGTCAACCCGGTCTTCCCCGTGGCGTTCGTGGTCGGCGTGCTCACTGCGCTTTTGTTCCGCTGGTCCGGGTCCATCTGGCCGGGCGTCGCCCTCCACGGCATGAACAACGCGTCCGCCCTGATCGTCCCCCTCGTCCTCGGGGTGACCCAGGCCTGA
- a CDS encoding response regulator, with protein sequence MAVETPTGVRRTALVVDDSDDQGDLLRLHLERLGYEVELVSTAEAAIGSYRELTPAVAIIDLLLPGIDGWQLVNMMKSDVPDCVLVVTSVLGLEEFPLVDGVLPKPFTARDVARVLGALFPQGQGQGQGQGQGQGANAPRRSGGEATR encoded by the coding sequence ATGGCAGTCGAGACACCGACGGGTGTTCGCCGGACCGCTCTGGTGGTCGATGACTCCGACGACCAAGGCGATCTGCTCCGTCTGCATCTGGAGAGACTCGGGTACGAGGTCGAGCTGGTCTCCACGGCTGAGGCCGCGATCGGCTCCTACCGCGAGTTGACGCCGGCCGTCGCGATCATCGACCTGCTGCTGCCGGGGATCGACGGGTGGCAGCTCGTCAACATGATGAAATCCGACGTGCCCGACTGCGTGCTCGTGGTCACCTCGGTGCTGGGCCTCGAGGAATTCCCCCTCGTCGATGGAGTGCTACCGAAGCCGTTCACGGCGCGCGACGTCGCGCGGGTACTCGGAGCACTGTTCCCCCAGGGCCAGGGCCAGGGCCAGGGCCAGGGCCAGGGCCAGGGCGCGAACGCTCCCCGGCGAAGCGGCGGGGAGGCGACGAGATGA
- a CDS encoding YcaO-like family protein: MIDIDRLVDSRTGILTSTQAQAPQRDDPTFWRSHGASVAHTERFASWRADGFGFGASLGDLEAARGAAIGEAVERYCGNAVPDDLAIHRWVDLDRRGEDALDPRSLALYSPEQYAMPGFPFAVFERELPVRWAVGRDLHTGADVWVPASLVYLDTHASRASGERPVHSLMYSGIAAGPDRARAEDGAIDELIERDATAVWWASGASTCALDDGGAILGMLGAHDLGIRLLDIPTDLPGAVVAAVIEDGDPAQDGLLAFGSACRPDPVAAARKAVMEALGLRRITRQLLDPESDVWRAVDADAIEAHVFLPHRADRRYRDDVPDDFRTLTDLPPIAQLYLDQRMAAAILPRLRPSRRRALEEGAPPSDRVAALAAQGVRTISVDVTTDDVRACGLVVVRVIAAGLVGNGPPAFPLRGSRRYVDVPHALEWDRRPASISDLYPYPLPLA, translated from the coding sequence GTGATCGACATCGACCGTTTAGTGGACTCCCGCACCGGGATCCTCACCTCCACCCAGGCGCAGGCACCGCAGCGCGACGATCCGACGTTCTGGCGATCGCACGGGGCGAGTGTCGCGCATACCGAGCGTTTCGCCTCCTGGCGTGCGGACGGCTTCGGCTTCGGAGCATCCCTCGGCGACCTGGAGGCCGCACGGGGCGCGGCGATCGGCGAAGCCGTGGAACGGTACTGCGGCAACGCCGTGCCCGACGACCTCGCCATCCATCGCTGGGTGGACCTCGACCGCCGCGGCGAGGACGCCCTGGACCCGCGAAGCCTCGCCCTCTACAGCCCGGAGCAGTACGCCATGCCCGGCTTCCCCTTCGCCGTGTTCGAGCGCGAGCTTCCCGTCCGGTGGGCCGTCGGCCGGGATCTCCACACCGGAGCGGATGTCTGGGTTCCGGCATCCCTCGTCTACCTCGACACCCACGCCTCGCGGGCGTCCGGGGAACGGCCTGTGCACTCGCTGATGTACTCCGGGATCGCCGCGGGGCCAGACCGCGCCCGAGCCGAGGACGGTGCGATCGACGAACTGATCGAACGGGATGCCACGGCCGTGTGGTGGGCATCGGGCGCTTCCACGTGCGCACTCGACGACGGGGGCGCCATCCTCGGAATGCTCGGCGCGCACGACCTCGGCATCCGTCTCCTGGACATCCCGACCGATCTCCCGGGCGCCGTCGTGGCCGCCGTGATCGAGGACGGCGATCCCGCGCAGGACGGCCTGCTGGCGTTCGGTTCCGCGTGCCGCCCCGATCCTGTGGCCGCCGCCCGCAAGGCGGTCATGGAGGCCCTCGGGCTGCGTCGGATCACTCGCCAGCTTCTCGATCCCGAGAGCGATGTCTGGCGGGCCGTGGATGCCGATGCGATCGAGGCTCACGTGTTCCTGCCCCACCGTGCCGACCGACGCTACCGCGACGACGTCCCTGACGACTTCCGCACCCTCACCGACCTGCCCCCGATCGCTCAGCTCTACCTGGACCAGCGGATGGCCGCTGCGATCCTTCCCCGACTGCGACCCTCGCGACGGCGGGCTCTCGAAGAGGGCGCGCCGCCGTCCGACCGCGTGGCCGCGCTGGCGGCTCAGGGCGTGCGAACGATCTCGGTCGACGTCACGACCGACGATGTCCGCGCGTGCGGGCTCGTCGTCGTCCGCGTCATCGCCGCAGGTCTCGTCGGCAACGGACCCCCGGCCTTCCCGCTCCGCGGTTCGCGCCGCTACGTCGACGTGCCGCACGCGCTCGAGTGGGATCGCCGCCCCGCCTCGATCTCCGATCTGTACCCCTACCCCCTTCCTCTCGCCTGA
- a CDS encoding NAD(P)/FAD-dependent oxidoreductase: MSRIVVIGAGLGGLAASALLARAGHDVTLLERAATVGGKSRRLEVDGERIDSGPSLVTFPGVWEELCARLGADAGEIELERLPEVGRYYYDGEEVTLPVPPEHPWYPAWKRFSDEHAPLADDVTALLVADPLDRRSLPALRRLLAVYGPRLSTRAYLDSLTWMPDGLREIIAIHTLNAGVPPERTPALYASMPAVMAASGVWVPRGGVYEIPLALERMADAAGVDIRTGETVTRIERGRVTTASGSFAADFIVSALDADRVDALLGRRRRAPGALSCSAVAIYGALREPLPERIAAHSVILPTKPDALHRSLAAGDEPADTMAFVNLYRAGQVYPNDRSTLAVLLTAPADGSGYSLEHPFVRREIERISRTMGLDELLTDSMTDAAVLDPQYFGTFGERHGALYGAARPLWMSGPFHQPAHHDLRTPWLWRVGASVHPGGGIPAVLGGAMMVVEKLLKRHPA; this comes from the coding sequence ATGAGTCGCATCGTCGTCATCGGAGCCGGGCTCGGAGGGCTGGCGGCATCCGCTCTGCTGGCCCGCGCCGGACACGACGTGACCCTCCTCGAACGGGCCGCCACCGTCGGCGGCAAGAGCCGACGGCTCGAAGTCGACGGCGAGCGCATCGACTCGGGTCCGTCGCTCGTGACGTTCCCCGGGGTGTGGGAGGAGCTGTGCGCGCGCCTCGGCGCGGACGCCGGCGAGATCGAGCTGGAGCGGCTCCCCGAGGTCGGCCGCTACTACTACGACGGCGAGGAAGTCACCCTTCCCGTACCGCCGGAGCACCCCTGGTATCCGGCGTGGAAGCGGTTCAGCGACGAGCACGCGCCTCTCGCCGACGACGTGACGGCGCTCCTCGTCGCCGATCCGCTCGACCGGCGGTCGCTGCCGGCCCTGCGCCGACTGCTCGCGGTCTACGGTCCGCGGCTCAGCACCCGCGCCTACCTCGACAGTCTCACCTGGATGCCCGACGGCCTCCGCGAGATCATCGCGATCCACACGCTGAACGCCGGCGTCCCGCCCGAGCGGACGCCCGCGCTCTACGCGAGCATGCCGGCCGTCATGGCGGCATCCGGCGTGTGGGTCCCCCGCGGCGGCGTGTACGAGATCCCGCTGGCGTTGGAACGCATGGCGGATGCCGCGGGTGTCGACATCCGCACCGGCGAGACCGTCACGCGCATCGAGCGCGGGCGCGTCACAACGGCGAGCGGGTCGTTCGCGGCCGACTTCATCGTGAGCGCGCTCGACGCGGACCGGGTCGATGCTCTCCTCGGCAGGCGGCGGCGCGCACCGGGCGCACTGTCGTGCTCAGCGGTCGCGATTTACGGTGCGCTCCGCGAGCCGCTGCCCGAGCGGATCGCGGCGCACAGCGTCATCCTCCCGACCAAGCCGGACGCGCTGCACCGCAGCCTCGCGGCGGGCGACGAGCCCGCCGACACCATGGCGTTCGTCAACCTGTACCGCGCCGGGCAGGTCTACCCGAACGACCGGAGCACGCTCGCCGTCCTGCTGACCGCGCCGGCCGACGGGTCGGGCTACAGCCTCGAGCACCCGTTCGTGCGGCGCGAGATCGAGCGGATCTCGCGCACGATGGGCCTCGACGAGCTGCTCACCGATTCGATGACGGATGCCGCGGTCCTCGACCCGCAGTACTTCGGCACCTTCGGCGAGCGCCACGGCGCTCTCTATGGAGCCGCGCGTCCGCTCTGGATGAGCGGCCCGTTCCACCAGCCCGCGCACCACGATCTGCGGACGCCCTGGCTCTGGCGCGTCGGCGCATCCGTGCACCCCGGCGGCGGCATCCCCGCCGTCCTCGGCGGCGCGATGATGGTGGTCGAGAAACTGCTGAAGCGCCACCCCGCCTGA
- a CDS encoding CocE/NonD family hydrolase, with product MIRANLRMTAPDGTALAFDVHRPPRDERVPTIVHRTPYGRFRHLDEGRGWARRGFAYVVADVRGRYDSDGVWAPYRNERADGALLVDWVAMQPWSDGRIIVMGGSYSGYTAWAMAVERPERIAAIVSLGPSMSLARTKFSSSGILRLGEHAAWWAERADARTSREGLAALLFREDPTALDHLPVIGIADRLGVDLPGWTAVIDDGPDAVVGEEITPAELAAVRAPSFHIGGWHDLLIGETLEHWNVVGDAETPKRLLVGPWLHDLVFSADTRVGALDHGESSRVEWAVELVDWLHDALAERLPARRAETFVIGADEWERADEWPPRSTANVHALPPGVVRSDPRRPFPSRAEAVDRRDLLERSDALRWPIDTDARRFVGWAHVNVRGSADARTADWIVRLLLISPDGPVVEVAVGEAVSGRGPEDISVRLGPLSFERREGESLLLELTAADHPRLARGTGDADRYRAGSADLPASLTLTVERCRLTLPVVERRRAT from the coding sequence ATGATCCGCGCAAACCTGCGGATGACCGCCCCCGACGGCACCGCCCTCGCTTTCGACGTGCACCGCCCACCAAGGGACGAGCGCGTGCCGACCATCGTGCACCGCACACCATACGGTCGATTCCGGCACCTCGACGAAGGCCGCGGCTGGGCTCGTCGCGGCTTCGCCTATGTCGTCGCAGACGTTCGCGGTCGCTACGACTCCGACGGCGTCTGGGCCCCCTATCGCAACGAGCGCGCCGACGGCGCGCTGCTCGTGGACTGGGTCGCCATGCAGCCGTGGAGTGACGGCCGGATCATCGTCATGGGCGGGTCGTACTCCGGTTACACGGCGTGGGCGATGGCGGTCGAGCGACCCGAGCGGATCGCGGCGATCGTCAGCCTCGGACCGTCGATGTCGCTCGCGCGCACCAAGTTCTCGTCATCCGGAATCCTTCGGCTCGGCGAGCACGCGGCCTGGTGGGCAGAACGCGCGGACGCCCGCACGAGCCGCGAGGGTCTCGCGGCTCTCCTCTTCCGAGAGGACCCGACAGCCCTCGATCACCTGCCCGTCATCGGGATCGCCGATCGGCTCGGAGTCGACCTTCCCGGCTGGACGGCCGTCATCGACGATGGGCCGGATGCCGTCGTGGGCGAGGAGATCACCCCCGCGGAGCTGGCCGCGGTTCGCGCCCCGAGCTTCCACATCGGCGGCTGGCACGATCTGCTGATCGGCGAGACCCTCGAGCACTGGAACGTCGTCGGTGACGCCGAGACGCCCAAACGCCTCTTGGTCGGCCCGTGGCTGCATGACCTCGTCTTCTCCGCCGACACGCGGGTGGGGGCTCTCGACCACGGCGAAAGCTCGCGCGTGGAGTGGGCGGTCGAACTCGTCGATTGGCTCCACGACGCCTTGGCGGAGCGACTGCCCGCGCGGCGGGCGGAGACCTTCGTCATCGGCGCCGACGAGTGGGAGCGCGCGGACGAGTGGCCGCCGAGATCCACCGCGAACGTGCACGCGCTCCCACCCGGTGTCGTGCGCAGCGACCCCCGCCGCCCGTTCCCGAGCCGCGCGGAGGCCGTGGACCGGCGGGACCTCCTCGAACGGTCCGATGCGCTGCGCTGGCCGATCGACACGGACGCGCGACGCTTCGTCGGCTGGGCGCACGTGAACGTCCGCGGGAGCGCCGACGCGCGGACGGCGGACTGGATCGTCCGCCTTCTGCTGATCTCGCCCGACGGGCCCGTCGTCGAGGTCGCGGTCGGCGAGGCCGTGAGTGGACGGGGACCGGAGGACATCTCCGTCCGCCTCGGACCGCTCTCGTTCGAGCGGCGAGAGGGCGAGTCCCTCCTCCTCGAACTCACCGCCGCCGACCATCCGCGGCTCGCGCGCGGCACCGGCGATGCCGATCGCTACCGGGCCGGAAGCGCGGACCTCCCGGCATCCCTCACCCTCACGGTTGAGCGGTGCCGGCTCACGCTGCCCGTCGTGGAGCGAAGGAGAGCGACGTGA
- a CDS encoding class I SAM-dependent methyltransferase produces MNGSGADAFYTGLVADLYGPLKSTSFDPFRYRDLILQHGQPALELGCGDGDPLLDLRAMGLDVDGMDSSPDMIARLRERADGRGLAVKAWVDTMEGMTVPRRYETVFLAGPTFNLLPTDKAMRDALGSIRGALTDGGTAIVPVFVPEPVAPSMIGRGNRQETSDGWIGYRVVAVVRDDVARTHTTTLLYEREAGGVYEHVQRDWLLHWIDVTALSALAAQAGLRIVDAPGSIGHDVRDIVLQR; encoded by the coding sequence GTGAACGGATCGGGCGCTGACGCGTTCTATACCGGGCTGGTAGCCGACCTGTATGGGCCGCTCAAGTCGACCAGCTTCGATCCTTTTCGGTACCGCGACCTGATCCTGCAGCACGGGCAACCCGCGCTCGAGCTCGGATGCGGAGACGGTGACCCGCTGCTGGACTTGCGGGCAATGGGTCTCGATGTCGACGGGATGGACTCCTCCCCGGACATGATCGCCCGCCTGCGGGAACGCGCCGACGGCCGCGGCCTCGCGGTGAAAGCCTGGGTGGACACGATGGAAGGAATGACCGTGCCTCGTCGGTACGAGACGGTCTTCCTCGCTGGCCCCACGTTCAACCTGCTCCCCACCGATAAGGCGATGCGCGACGCCCTCGGCAGTATCCGTGGCGCGTTGACGGACGGAGGCACCGCGATCGTGCCTGTGTTCGTCCCCGAGCCGGTCGCACCTTCGATGATCGGGCGGGGGAACCGGCAGGAAACATCGGACGGATGGATCGGGTATCGAGTCGTCGCGGTGGTCCGCGATGACGTCGCGCGCACCCACACCACGACGCTTCTCTACGAACGGGAAGCAGGCGGGGTGTACGAACACGTGCAGCGGGACTGGCTGCTGCACTGGATCGACGTGACCGCTCTCAGTGCCCTGGCGGCTCAGGCGGGGCTTCGCATCGTCGATGCGCCCGGGTCCATCGGCCACGACGTTCGAGACATCGTCCTGCAGCGCTGA
- a CDS encoding streptamidine-related RiPP repeat protein, which produces MQSITLEPITTAGVLSAPQGPGTNALVHNPFAFEAIAADGVLSAPQGPGTNALVHNPFAFDAD; this is translated from the coding sequence ATGCAGAGCATCACTCTCGAACCCATCACCACCGCCGGCGTGCTGAGCGCACCCCAGGGGCCGGGTACGAATGCGCTCGTGCACAACCCGTTCGCGTTCGAGGCGATCGCGGCGGACGGCGTGCTCAGCGCCCCGCAGGGACCGGGAACGAACGCACTCGTGCACAACCCGTTCGCGTTCGACGCGGACTGA
- a CDS encoding response regulator, with protein MRVLIADDDVDLRNLITIAIEKAGHEVVAAVGDGISAWEALKAEQIDLAVLDITMPGMTGVELVTRLRSDDDLREQRVLMITANVHAGVAEALHSAGVDSLITKPFKVRELVELIRDIAGVNL; from the coding sequence ATGAGAGTTCTCATCGCCGACGATGACGTGGATCTGCGCAACCTGATCACGATCGCCATTGAGAAGGCCGGGCACGAAGTCGTCGCCGCCGTCGGCGACGGGATCTCGGCGTGGGAGGCTCTGAAGGCGGAGCAGATCGACCTTGCCGTGCTGGACATCACGATGCCCGGCATGACGGGAGTTGAGCTCGTCACACGGCTGCGTTCCGACGACGACCTTCGTGAGCAGCGCGTGCTGATGATCACTGCCAACGTTCACGCCGGCGTGGCCGAGGCCTTGCATTCGGCTGGGGTAGACAGCTTGATTACGAAGCCGTTCAAGGTCCGCGAGCTCGTCGAGCTCATCCGCGACATCGCTGGCGTGAACTTATGA
- a CDS encoding MFS transporter, translated as MLATYLWSRGIVWTGNALTAVALPLMLFQLTGSAALAGLLTALEAVPYLVLGLPVGALADRWSPRSTLLASSAASALAAVSIPIAALVADVTPVHLMIVAVATSVSFVFFDAASFGAIPAIVGRDGIASATARMMTISTLVGIAGPPLGGLVSAIAGGPVVLLIDALTYALGAVLLARIEVLDMTPAPNRPRRHIRADIVEGLRYIRSVPVIRDLTVLGVGNSLAAGAVSGLLIVAAVRTLGLDSDSPSIGVLFGAGAVGALAASWLVGPLQKRVGAGMITIGALLLAAAATCGWALSTSFLAGCIALCLWQVGTTAVSLNGIITRQTLTPSHLQGRVNTTARMIAWGGQPFGAGAAGLLAQGIGVTPALLIAAGVSLVTAIAASFLPVARAAPHSSPAS; from the coding sequence ATGCTCGCGACGTACCTGTGGTCACGCGGAATCGTGTGGACCGGCAATGCTCTCACCGCCGTCGCGCTCCCGCTCATGCTCTTCCAGCTCACCGGGAGCGCTGCCCTCGCCGGGTTGCTGACGGCGCTGGAGGCCGTGCCCTACCTGGTGCTCGGTCTCCCCGTCGGGGCGTTGGCGGACCGATGGTCGCCGCGCTCGACCCTCCTGGCGTCAAGCGCGGCCAGCGCGCTTGCGGCAGTGAGCATTCCGATTGCCGCGTTAGTCGCTGACGTCACCCCGGTCCACCTCATGATCGTGGCCGTTGCGACCTCGGTGTCCTTCGTGTTCTTCGACGCGGCAAGTTTCGGGGCGATTCCCGCGATCGTCGGGCGCGACGGCATCGCATCGGCGACCGCACGGATGATGACGATCAGCACGCTCGTCGGTATCGCCGGTCCGCCCCTCGGAGGCCTCGTCTCGGCGATCGCGGGCGGACCCGTCGTCCTCCTCATCGATGCCCTCACCTACGCCCTCGGTGCGGTGCTGCTCGCCCGCATTGAGGTGCTCGACATGACGCCCGCCCCGAACCGCCCGCGGCGCCACATCCGCGCCGACATCGTCGAGGGCCTGCGATACATCCGATCGGTCCCGGTCATCCGCGACCTTACCGTCCTCGGCGTCGGCAACAGCCTCGCCGCCGGCGCGGTCTCCGGGCTTCTGATCGTCGCTGCCGTCCGCACTCTGGGGCTCGATTCGGATTCCCCCTCGATCGGTGTGCTCTTCGGCGCCGGAGCGGTGGGAGCTCTTGCCGCTTCCTGGCTGGTGGGCCCCCTGCAGAAGCGAGTCGGCGCGGGCATGATCACAATCGGTGCCCTGCTGCTTGCCGCCGCAGCAACCTGCGGCTGGGCGTTGTCGACGTCGTTCCTCGCGGGCTGCATCGCGCTCTGCCTCTGGCAGGTCGGAACGACCGCCGTCTCGCTGAACGGCATCATCACGCGACAAACGCTGACCCCCTCACACCTTCAGGGCCGCGTCAATACAACGGCCCGTATGATCGCATGGGGCGGTCAGCCGTTCGGAGCCGGAGCGGCCGGTCTGCTCGCGCAAGGGATCGGTGTCACCCCAGCCCTTCTGATAGCTGCCGGCGTCAGCCTGGTGACGGCAATAGCCGCCTCTTTCCTGCCGGTCGCGCGCGCCGCGCCCCACAGCTCGCCGGCGAGCTGA
- a CDS encoding YcaO-like family protein has protein sequence MLTDLSPALAPLVDSRTGVIRALEPRTVPAHFPEPFALLHAVLSDSATFSPWRSDASGAGYAFGDREAMRGAAIGEAVERYCGNLVSGRLVRSTANDLRGVDHVSPEDLALPERSPFDSDTTTDWAVGRDAATDADVLVPASAVWVSYNLQAAPSLHPVMQAGLAAERSLDAAQFGGLREIVERDAMSRAWTGGGGVVSLTVPAWVDAFAAGPRRRIEPRWLLFPTDTGVPIVGALIRDTTTGYLTLGMGTAENPTAATLKALGEALQLQLFVADLDDENGPYARIAADPRSPLAPHRSDRRYARSYAADLSDVRDYGCHLQLHLDPGIQSTFLEELDASIVGRTALDALPPGPGLRGLIERFAALGERVITVDVTTDDVRPSGLRVVRMLVPGRVSNAPHAHPFVGGRRPIQPVPRPTPLPH, from the coding sequence ATGCTGACCGATCTGTCGCCGGCGCTCGCGCCGCTCGTCGATTCCCGCACCGGAGTGATCCGCGCCCTCGAACCGCGGACCGTTCCGGCACACTTCCCCGAGCCGTTCGCTCTCCTGCACGCGGTCCTGTCCGACAGTGCGACGTTCTCACCGTGGCGATCGGATGCCAGTGGGGCAGGCTACGCGTTCGGTGACCGGGAGGCGATGCGCGGTGCTGCTATCGGCGAAGCCGTCGAGCGGTACTGCGGCAACCTCGTCAGCGGACGACTCGTACGGTCCACCGCGAACGATCTGCGCGGCGTCGATCACGTCTCGCCCGAGGACCTCGCTCTCCCGGAACGCTCACCCTTCGACTCCGACACGACGACAGACTGGGCCGTCGGCCGGGACGCGGCGACGGACGCCGACGTCCTGGTTCCCGCGAGTGCGGTGTGGGTGTCGTACAACCTCCAGGCGGCGCCATCCCTGCATCCGGTAATGCAGGCGGGTCTGGCCGCCGAGCGCTCCCTCGATGCCGCGCAGTTCGGGGGTCTCCGCGAGATCGTGGAGCGCGACGCGATGTCGCGGGCGTGGACCGGCGGGGGCGGAGTCGTGTCCCTCACAGTTCCCGCGTGGGTGGACGCGTTCGCCGCAGGCCCTCGCCGCCGGATCGAGCCGAGGTGGCTGCTGTTCCCGACCGACACGGGGGTGCCGATCGTCGGGGCGTTGATCCGCGACACCACGACCGGCTACCTGACCCTCGGCATGGGGACCGCGGAGAACCCGACCGCGGCCACGCTGAAGGCCCTCGGAGAGGCCCTGCAGCTCCAGCTCTTCGTTGCGGACCTCGACGATGAAAACGGGCCATACGCGCGCATCGCCGCCGATCCGCGAAGCCCCTTGGCGCCGCACCGATCGGACCGTCGCTACGCGCGATCGTACGCGGCCGATCTCTCGGACGTCCGGGATTACGGGTGCCACCTGCAGCTGCACCTCGACCCCGGCATCCAGTCGACCTTTCTGGAAGAACTGGATGCCAGCATCGTGGGCCGGACGGCCCTCGATGCTCTGCCGCCCGGTCCCGGTCTCCGCGGCCTGATCGAGCGGTTCGCCGCGCTCGGCGAACGCGTGATCACCGTCGATGTGACCACTGACGACGTCCGCCCGTCCGGACTGCGGGTCGTGAGGATGCTCGTGCCCGGCCGCGTGTCCAATGCCCCGCACGCGCACCCCTTCGTGGGGGGCCGCCGCCCTATTCAGCCCGTTCCTCGCCCGACCCCGCTGCCGCACTGA